tcatttaaaaaaattaattaaatttatttaactccgatcaaaaaatataaaaaaattaactagatttaattctattttattttacatcAGTGAAATGAACTAATTGTAGTTCATTCGCAATAGTTCTTGTTGTttcgttttttaaaaaaaaaaatctttgaatttatatttcatttctatttaatatattaaaatttaataaaaatatatttaaattaaataaaaatgaatagagGATGATAAAAGCATCTCCAAAAttagaattattattaaattaacaataaacaactataaatatttatacatgagaaaaaatattttaaaaatttatttacataCCCGATGCAATATACTTTCGAcctaaatttctttttataatttttttataacttgatactttcaacttttctttttatttaaatttatttttttttcatgacaATTGATTATCGATGAAAAAAAAGATACTGTTAttcctattaaaatatttagagaTATTTCAACCgtcactcataatttttatatggTGGAGAGGTTTTTCACGTACAAtccaattcattttatttttaataaaaataaaaatttttagtggttaaaaaatttattaggttTAATTATTTCTGTTCATTTgtgatgatattttttttataaaattttattaatataataaatagttttgctttaaaaaaaattatttacattagaaagacttttttttttaattttgctttACAAATTATATCGGTTCTGTTTTACACGGGAAATCAAAGTAAGTGGTGGACTGTCAAACAGTGGTACCCTTTGATTTTAATGAGGACAGTAAGATGCAGGAAGCAAGCGGGTCTTTTTCTAACGCAGCAACGGCTAGGATTCGTCCttgtttattattattggaAGAGCATATAATAATAAGCAACGACTCGAGTGTAtacgaaaataaatttaataaattattaattaaattatcaatatatatattttagaattttagCTTCTTACAAGAACGATTttacattataaatatttttttattatttaaatttttttattggagataaataaattaaaaattaataaatgtcaTAGTTATttctttagatttttttttttaatttacaaggCAAGTGTGAAATTTGAATCATATTCTAGAaactataatatataaaataattaattaataaaaaataaaataataatttaataataattgcactaataaatttaattggatGGTGAATATAtcttagtaaatttttaaatttttaatttttatttaaaaaataataatttttaaaaaaattactcataaaaattttacttttatatattatttattaaattatcatttaatttagttaataattttaaggCATATAATTTTAGGATCACAATTTGTTCTCATCCTATTTCGGTTACATCACGTACTTGGATTGGATCAATGGCTGCCTTTCTTTTCTCGTCTTGAATTCCTGTCGTCatttctaataattatttttcatattattattattctttaattttaaatttattttttatatttaaatacaaaaatattatatttttatgacaAGAATAAAAGGGCAACCGAACTCTCCATGCTGATCTTGATTTTGGCTATACATTCATAGAAACTAAGTTATAAAGCTCTTTGGCTATACATTCATAAAACTTGCATGATGATCAACACTAATTCTTTATTTGGAATAAAAGATTTAACAAATGAAAGAGTACAAGGATGCACTGAAAACCCAAAAGGAAAGAGACAGAATCAGCCATGAAAAGTCCTTGAACTATCAAAACGAAATGTTTTCATGGATCTAGATAACAAGGAAAAATTGTTCACCTGTTGTATCATTGTGGAATTAGATTCCAAGAAAAGTTTTTCTGATCAAATGAAGTTGTCTGCTAACATCCTCCATACTCATTCGTCCTTTGGGTGATTCTGCTGAACAGCCAATGCCAATTTCAAGCACTGAAACTACACAACTTCGCGCTTTTGCACTCATCTTGCTCAGGTTAGAcaattctctttcttcttctgttGCTGTTCTTCCAGAATTTGTTTCTTGTGTTTCTGCTGTGATGAGGTTAGGGTCAACAATCTGCATAAGGCTTTCTGGCAATGCTGTCTTGACAAAGCTATGAAGATTTAAGCCATCTTTGAATATTTCATCAGTTGGTCTTCTTCCTGAGAACATCTCTAATACAAGGATTCCAAAGCTATACACATCCCCCTCTCTAGATGCTGGACAACCCATTCCATATTCTGCAATTCATAGAATCATCATTTTATTAATCTGTTAAAAGACATTCCGGCAAAAAAATTCTAACCATAGTGGCTTTGATATCAATTGCCCGGCTCAAATTAATGCAAATAACTTTTGAATCCACTttctttacattttttttattccaCTGACGTGGGATGGATACTACAAAAAGAAAGAAGTCGGATCAGGTTAGTACCTGGAGGAGCATAACCGATTGTTCCTTTTATTCCAGTTGTGGTAGACAAGCTTTGAGATGAAGATTTGCTTGTTGAAACGAGTCTTGCAAGACCAAAATCAGATACATGAGCAACCATGTCGTCGTCGAAAAGAACATTGCTGGGTTTCAGGTCACAATGAATAATTGGATTTTCACATTGCTCATGAAGATATTGCAAGGCCGAGGCCACATCGACGGCAACATTTAATCTCTGAAGCAAGTTTAAATTCCATGATTGATTTTTGCCTTCTATTTCAGGATGCAACCACTTCTCCAAGCTCCCATTTCCCATGAATTCAAGGATTAGAGCTTTGAAATCATTAAGTTTGTAATCCATGCTTGAGCAACATGTCAACATCTTCACAAGATTTCGGTGTCTGATATTCCTCAACACAATGCATTCAGAAATAAAGCTCTTGGAAGCACCCTTATGTTCAAGCTTGAGAACTTTAACCGCTACTGGTCTTTCAACTTGATCTAGAAATCCTTTATACACAGAGCCGAAGCTGCCAGATCCGATCAAATTTTCCGGAGAGAATCCATTCGTTGCACGACAAATATCTCCATAAGATACCTTCAGAAATTGCTTCATCATTGAGGATGAAGAAGATGACTTCTGCTTTGGATTTCTTTTCcaataaacaaaaagaaaggCTAATGTCAATAAGATACACACAGGCATTACAGTTAGTATAATTTCCAGCTTATGAAAAAACAACCCTCCTCTCTTGTTCGGGCATTTTGGTAGATTGAGTTCTGAGACACCGCCGCAAAGCTTATCATTACCAATTAATGATACAGCACTTGCATTTCTGAAAACTCCTCCAGTTGGTACTTCACCCTCAAGATCATTGAAAGAAAGATTCAGGAAAAGTAAATATGGAATGTCCTGTAGATCTTTCGGAATTCGCCCTGTCAACTTGTTTCGTGAAAGATCTAAATATTGAAGGCCTCTCAGGGAAGCTAAAGATGGAGGGATGGTCCCTTGAAATGAATTCCCTTGCAGATAAAGGAATTCCAAGCTCAAGCAATCTCCAATTGTTGCAGGAATTTGGCCTGAAAGATTGTTTTCTGAGAAATCTAGTGCTCCTATATTTGATAGCTTCCCTACTTCAAAAGGCAGGACTCCAGTTAAAGAGTTTTGAGATAAACTCAGTAATCTTGTGAAGGAACGAACAAGTAAAATCTCAGGGGGTATAACTCCATTCAGATGGTTCTGTGAAATGTCTAAGAAATACAAATTTTGGCAATTTCCAATGCTTGAAGGAATGCTTCCCTGAAAATTGTTGTCTGGTAAGTAGAGTTCAAGCAAATGTGTAAGGTTTCCGATGGAGGATGGAATCTCTCCGGACAACCTATTTCCACCTAAACTCAACGATTGTAGTTTCTGAAACTTCCCAAAGTAATTGGGGAAGACGCCTGAAAGAAGATTATTATGCAGGGCTATTCCAGTTAACTTGATGAGATTCTCTAACCCTGCAGGAATGGTGCCTGTGATTTGATTCTCCCCAATATAGAACAGATCAAATTCGGTTGACAAATTTGCTACAGAATTTGGTAAAACACCTCCAAAATTGTTTCTACCCAAATCCAAGATTTTCATCTTGGTACAGTTTGTCAAAGAGTCTAGAAAAGCTAAGTCATTGGTTGAATTACTTCCCAGAGCATTTCCATGAAGTCTTAGCCGCCAGAGGTTTTTAAGATTTCCTAAATTCATTGGAACTTGTCCAACAAAGTTACTCCAACCAAGATTAACTATTTCCAGATGAGAAGCATTGAATAGAGAATTTGGAATTGTCCCAGAGAAATTATTGTTCCCAACTGAGAAAAATATGAGATTTGGGAGAGTGATGCCTAAGTTTTCTGGCAGATTCCCATGGAGTTGATTTTGTATGACAGAAAACTTTCTGATGGAGGAGATATTGAAGAGGGGCAGAGGAATTGTGCCAGATAGTTGATTTGCTCCAACATAAAGAACTGTTAAGCTTgttaatttgcccaaatcgtcaGGAATATTTCCCAACAATCTGTTACACGATACACAAAAGAAAGTGAGCGATGAAAGGTTGCCCAAGGAAGCTGGGATTTCTCCTGTCAGGTTGTTTGCAAAAAGATTAAGAGTCTGAAGCTTAGTTAAAGAACCAAGTTCAGCTGGGATTTTTCCTGATACATGATAATTCCAACCCAAATCAAGAAACATGAGCTTGGAACATCGAGTTAAGTTGATTGGAATTTCGCCTGCTAAAGTATTGTTGTTGAGAAACAATTCTTCCAGGCGAAACAAGCTGCCAACTTCTTGTGGAATTTCACCATGGAAACTGTTGTTTTGGAGGTTGATGACTCGAAGAAAACTCAGGTTGCCAATATAAGGTGAGATTGTTCCAAATAAATTCTGCCCTTCCAAATCCAAGGATTTGACTCTCTGATGACGGCGACTGCATGTGATTCCAAACCAATTGCAAAATGGGAGAGAGTCATTCCATGAATCCAAGAGTTGATTTGGATCACCAGCACTTATTGCTTCTTTGAACTTGAGCAAAGCAAGTTTATCAGTCTCATTTCCATGGATTTGAACACACAGAATGAAAAGACCCAACAATAACCACTTTGCTAAGTTAGCCAGCTCCATTTTGGAAAAATGTGATGCTCTCATTCACTACTGCTCCCCGTATTTATATTCACAGCTGATAATCTGCCATCACATCCAAATCATAAAAgattgtttttttaatttcttttttttttcaaagtttttaaaattttgtaatattttgAAATGGTTTATTTCAAATTAGTCATTTGCGAgagcatttaaatttttttataatattattatataaaacaatataaaactattttaaataataatattttttatacgaGTTTATTTCGGTTATAAGaagatcaaaatattttttattctatatagATTTTTAATCACTTGAaatcattaattaatagataACAAATCATAATATCTTATTTTAGactacaaattaaaataaaaataaaaaaataattagtaaaaaaGCACAACATAAATACCTTTCTCGTCAAtggaatttatattttttaataatatatatagaatttataattttattataagataaatttttattatgtttataataactttcatataattattttatttaaatttttatttattcataattttttattatatattatttaataatttacaaaatttaaatttaaattctttaaataaaatcttataattttagtaatataatattacaactatataaaatatattattaaaattataatatcactaaaaatttctataaaataaataaaaattaatgttttaagATCCAAAAAATAAGTTTCATCACAGTGTGTGAGTTTAGCCGGAGAGGAAGGTGTCCCATTCCTTTTATTGATTTACTTTTGTTtgctagtgacgtctaacgGCTTTTCTATTATAGTACTACCTGTCTTTGTCATGCAAGTCTGTACGTACGGGCAGGACTGCGAAATGACTGCTATCCTTCATCATGTCACATCACTGGACTGAGTTTGTTCTCATAGGATCTGGGCTCACGGATGACCCAGCTTGCCTCCGCGCGTTTGGATCAAGACTTAAAATGCTGGACCGATAAACCGAAAAAGGCTTCATGAATTTTGAGTCAGCGCTATGTTTTTGAGTCCGGTCTTGCCAGAGACGATGAAGTCCGGTGGTCctgagaaataaaaaatttaaataataataataataacaaattcacgttttttataatttttctcatttaatatatgaaattgatgttttgaagagtaaaacttttttttaaaggaTTTTACGTCGCATTTTTAAAGATGAACtgattaatttttcaataaaaaaagacTCTAACGTATAACTCACTTCCAagaattttctaaatataaagtTGTTAATGTCAATCTCCTTTGAAGACGACATATGCATTAATTTTCTCTGTGCCTGTACAGTCTTATCATTTAATACCAAGACTTTTGAATATTTGGTcaatttttaaacattttactttataatttttgaaaaattcagaaaaataaataaaaataaaaataaaaataataataaaaataaattttggttttcttatcaatttttctcatttaatatatgaaatattaaTGATGTTTCGAAGagtaaaacatattttttagaaatacaAATCTTGTTACCTTTTAAAATTTCCCAAAAGAGAATAATTTTACGTCTCATTTTTTAAAGAAGAATTGATTAATTTTCCAAAAATTTTCTACATATAAACGTCAGAGTCTCCTCTAAAGACCACATGTGCATTAAAAGCAGAAATTTGATTGAAATTTCTGTTGGGTGATGGTGGTAATCAATGaacataaatatatttactttgtttttttttttttaaggtctAAAGTAAACATCCCTTAAATACTGGAAGAAAAGGCCTCCAGAATTTAAAACTATCACACCGAAAGAAAAACGTGTTTCCTTATTTGCAAAGACTAATAAGTTCACTGCAACTTCATCAATTTGCAAAGACTAATAAGAGAAGTCCTCCAGAGGACTTCTTCCCCGTACTATTATGCTTAAcagtatttaataaattttttaaaaaataactatagacttattaattttattttaaattaattttataattaaaattacatctCCATTTATCTCTGCCATTCTACGAGTCTCTTTCTTTTTGCGTATGGCATCACCACTCCTTTTAGTGGCATCCACTAATTCGAAACTTAATTTGAAAGCTATATTTCAACTCGAAAGTTTTCAAGATACTCCATATGAGATCGATTTAGTGATTACTCTCGGAAGCATAGCTGGCTTTTTTGGCTCTCTCTTTAACCCTATGTCTCTTATCCCTATGTTTTTATCCTTGGTCTCATTCATCCTTTCACAAGCTCATCAAGTGGACTTGGAAGCCTCAGTTGGTATTGTCGATTGATATACTCCGAAAACCCTGCTATCTGAATAATTGACTTCCAGAGGGCTTCTTCTCCGGTTTGCTACCCTTAGTAGACTTTGGGGCTAGAGATGTTCCAACTAATCCCTACTTTTTGCGTCTCTCCTACGATAACTTAGCTTCCGCATACCTACTATAAGTCTTTCATTCCTTTTTCATTGAAGGCCTATCGATTTTCCACGGGATGAAAAAGACATATATGGTAGAATCGTAATCATAGGATACGCGACTACTTTAACAGCACAAACTCTATGCCATCACTCCCATTCGTTAGTACTAAGGGCGCAGCGATGATGAAGAGCTAGTGAGTGGGTAAGATAAAGTGTAGCGCAATCTGGTTAGCATATCTGTCACCCAGAGCCCGGATAAGCCTTAaaaaaacacacacacacaatgAACACGCTCGTTTGCTATCCACACCAGAATAaacagaataaaaaattaaaatcatcaaaaaataTTTCGCAGATAGTAAAAAGAAGAAATGCTCTATTGGCAAACAATCCAATAGATAATCAGTCTCTAGTCTCAGAAGAGTGCTTACAAAAGGACCCAAGGTATAAAGGAAATTTCAATGAATATATTACTGTAAACAGAGACTGAATTTATACAGGTAAGTGAAACTAAATCCCTAAACTAAAGGAGATACAATCAGATACAAAGAGATACAGTTTATAGAAATATAAACGGAATAGCTATGCCTAAAGAATAGGTCTTTACGATAGTGCCTTATCACCTCCCCGCAAACTAATGGAGGGAACCACCTTTAGTTTGAATTTCAGCTCAAGAAACCGAGTTTTAGACAAAGGTTTCGTAAGCAAATCCGCAATCTGATCAGTAGTAGCAATATAAGATACCTGGAGAAGCTTTTTGCGAACAAGATCGCGGACAAAATGAAAATCAAGCTCAAGATGTTTGGATTTGGAGTGAAAAACGGGATTTGCTGCCAAATATGTTGCGGAAATATTATCACACCAAATTTTAGGAGTGACGGATATATGCTGCTTTAACTCAGTGAGAAGACCTTTCAGCCAATACAACTCAGAGGCAGTAGTAGCAAGGGCACGATACTCAGAATCAGTGCTGGAACGAGCAACagtattttgtttttttgaacACCAAGAAATCAAATTGTTGCCATGAAAAACGACATAAGCACTTGTACTCTTGCGATCAATTTGATCACCTCCCCAATCAGCATCGCTATAAGCCACTAAATGAGTATTGGATGATGGCCGAAGCAGTAAACCATGAGAAATTGTGCCACACAAATATCGCAGAATGCGTTTTACACCTTGCCACTGAGAAACCGACGGTGAGTGCATAAACTGGGACATCCTATTAACAACCATTGTAATATCGGGCCGTGTTAAAGCAAGATACTGCAACATGCCCATAACTTGTCGATACAGTTTAGGATCCTCAAAAGTATTGCCACAATGTTGAGTTAGGGACAGTTGCGGTGTGGCAGGCGTAGGAACAGAAGTCGCATCATGCATATTGGCTCTGCGCAGAAGCTCTTGTATATATTTTGATTGAGAGAGATGAAGGCCCGCATCTGTAAAAGTGACTTCGACGCCCAAAAAATAGTGAAGAACACCAAGGTCTTTGAGGGCAACTTTGGACCCAAGTGCTTGGATTAAACGTTGAAGGAGGGATGAACTAGAACCTGTTAGTATCAAATCATCAACGTAAACCAAGCAAAAAGCAAGATCAGTGTGATGAGAATACACAAACAAAGAAGAATCTGCCTTTGAACCACAGAATCCAATATCCTGCAAAGCCTTAGAGAGACAAAAATACCAAGCACGAGGGGCTTGTTTGAGGCCATATAAGGACTTCTTTAAGGCACAGACATAGTCAGATTTGGTTGAATCAACAAACCCCTGCGGTTGTTCCATGAAAACAGGTTCGTCAAGCACACCATGAAGAAAGGCGTTGGAAACATCAAGTTGACGAATATCCCAGTGATTATGAAGTGCAATAGATAAGACCAAACGAACAGTGGCAGGCTTAATTACTGGACTAAACGTCTCAACAAAATCAAGGCCGGGACGTTGATGAAAGCCCTTCGCTACCAGGCGTGCCTTATAACGGTCAACCGAACCATCAACCTTGGTTTTAATGCGGAAGACCCATTTGCACCCTATTATATTGGTGGCTTTAAAGCGAGGAACTAAGTCCCAAGTGCCATTTGATAATAAAGCATCAATTTCAGCAGACATAGCCTCCCTCCATACGGAATGTTTTGCTGCTTCGGAATAAGATGAGGGTGCACTTGAAGAAGTAACAGTCTGATATAATCGAGGTTTTAAACTGCCAGTTTTCGACCGAGTGATCATGGGATGAGAACTGTTATTGTTTGATGGTTGGGAAGCCAAAACAGCAAGCGGAACAGGTGGAGGCAGTAAGGGTATTGGAGCAGCAGATGTAGGAGATTGTGGTGGCATGGGAGCAGCTGCTAGTGGTGACGACCGGTCAATTTGAGTAGAAGGAGAAGGTAGAAGAGGTGGCAGAGGTGAAGGAGGTGCAGGTGGTGGAACGGGTTGTGGAGATAAGGTAGAAGGTGGAACACGTTGTTGAAGAGGAGCAAATAAAGGAAATTCTGGTGGAGAACCGAGGACTGAGGAGCTACCATCACTTTGCTTGAACGGAAAATCCTGTTCATCAAACAAAACATGACGGGAATAAAAAAGTTTATGAGTAGATAAAGAAAGACATTTATATCCTTTATGCAGAAGACTGTAACCAAGGAAAACACATTTTGTAGATCGAGGTTCTAATTTATTAGAAGTGTATGGTTTAAGCCAGGGAAAGCAAGAACAaccaaaaattttgagaaaattatAATCAGGCTGCCGAccaaatattttttgataaggAGACATGTGATTAAGATTGGGAGTAGGTAAGCGGTTAATGGTGTAAACGGCAGTAGCAAAAGCATGATCCCAATATTTAGAGGGAACAGAAGCATGAAACAAATTGGCTCGACCAGTTTCAGTGATGTGTCTGTGTTTTCTCTCGGCACACCCATTTTGTTCAGGTGTATGGGGACAAGAGCTTCGTTGAATTATTCCATGTTGAGCAAGGTAAGGTTTTAGTGCTTGGAACTCCCCTCCCCAATCAGATTGGAACATTTTAATAGAAGTATTAAAGTAATTTTCAACTATTTTGCGGAATTGATCAAAACAAGAACGAACATCTGATTTGTGCCGcaaaaaataaatccaagaGTATTTGGTATAATGGTCATAAAAAAGAACATAATAACGGCAGCCATCTAAAGTAGCAATGGGTGCAGGACCCCATAAGTCCGAACAAACAAGTTCCAATGGTTTTTTTGCAACAAATGTGGAATCAAGAAATGGCAATTTATGTGTTTTGCTAACACAACAGGTTTCACacaatgatttatttattttattgaaacaaGACAAATTATTGGATGACAAAACTCTGGAAACAGTTTTAGAGCAGGCATGACCAAGCCTAGCATGCCAAGTAGACAAAGAAACTAAATTGCAAGAAGGAGATATAGACGCAGAAGCCAACACATAGAGTCCATCTTTAACATGCCCCCTGTGAAGTATCTGTTTCGACTGAAGGTCCTTAATAACAAAACAATGAGGAAAAAATTCGAGTGAAACACCATTAGAAAGAGCAAACTGACGAACAGAAATTAGATTAGAATTAGCATTAGGAACATGTAAAATATTACGGAGTGAAAAACGATTAGAATCAAGAGATAAAGAGGCAGAACCAGTATGAGAGATTGGAAGAGTTTTACCATTTGTGAGAGTAACTTCGTCAGTGCCAGAATATTCAGAATGAAGAGCAAGATTATCCAGTTCAGATGTCAGGTGATGGGTCGCTCCACTATCCACAATCCAGGGTTGAGGGGTAGCAGTTGGAGAAGATGTGTGATGACTGACAGGTCTGGGATTATGTCTATTATACCTTGGACTTGGACACACATTAGCCAAATGACCTTGGCCGCCACAGTTATAACAAACTGGAGATGATGTAGAATTTGTGTTAGAGCCAGAAACTCGACCAACAGAACTGGAGTAACTACCACGTCCACCACGCCCTCGACCACGAGAAGGGCCACCACGATAACCAGAAGTATTGAGGTGAGCAAGTGCAGGCACAATTGGTTCAGCCGATTGCAATTGCAATTCTTCAGAAAGCAATAAACCCAATAAGTCATCATATGAAACGGATGCCAAACGTGCCTCAATATTACGGGTAAATGGACGGTAATCAGGTCCTAACCCACGAAGAATATGATCGACAAGATCATCCTCAGAAATCGCAGCATCAAGAGAAAGTAACTGATCATAAATCTGTTTGGCACGACTCATATAGACTGGAATGGAGTCCGTACCTTTAGAAAGGACATAGAGGGAGGACTTAAGTGTGCgaatttgagcttttgagccaGAAGCATACTGGATTTTTAATCGAGACTAGGCATCATGAGCCGTAGCAACACCAACAACCTGAGAAAGAACAGATTCGGATAAGGAACTTAGAATCCAACCAAGAACAGTCTGGTCTTTAAAAAACCAAGTAGAATAAGCAGGATTAGGAGCATCATTGATCTCCTTAGGTGGAGCAACAGCAGACCCATCAATGTGATGAACGAGCTGCTGACTATGAAGAAGGGGAAGAATCTGTGTTTTCCAGAGTAAGTAATTGGTCGAAGTTAATTTGACAGTGACATGATTGTGGATCGAAGGGATGGAAGAAGGAATTGTAGAAGAAGAAGCCATTGGGAAAAGCAGAAAAGAgtcgagaaaaaaaaaaaatatagggctctgataccaaaaagGACCCAAGGTATAAAGGAAATTTCAATGAATATATTACTGTAAACAGAGACTGAATTTATACAGGTAAGTGAAACTAAATCCCTAAACTAAAGGAGATACAATCAGATACAAAGAGATACAGTTTATAGAAATATAAACGGAATAGCTATGCCTAAAGAATAGGTCTTTACGATAGTGCCTTATCACTTACCAGATCAAGGAAATGAAATTCTTTTGCTGCGTTGAAGGTTTGAAGGAAGAATCCACAATGCTTTGACATTCCTTTTCAAATAGATTGCCCTAGTTACGGTCAATATCGTCCTAAATCACATCAATATCCTCGCTAGCATTAATATCGTCACTGAATATCTGCTCAATCCGAAGGAAATTATGCAGAGGTTTTTCATCAGAAAAGGCCAATCTTTTGAAATCAGAATTGATTTTTCTTGATATCTAACATAATGCATGAAAATATCCTTGAACAGCCACAAGATGACCCGAAAATCATTAGCAAAGACTTCTGCAGAAATTGAGTGAAAATAATACCATGTGGCAAGTCTCCATCGTTTATATGGTTACTTTTTAAACGGTGAGATCTTCTCTATACACCGGAGCCATCTCCTTCATTTAATCATTTAGAAATATATAGAAGTGCAAATAAGAGAAATgcagagaaaataataaaaaagaaagaaaaaagagaaaaagaaagaaaataatagaaaaataaaaattataaatgagaAGAAAGAATGAGAGTAGAGTAAAAAGGTGTTAGAgaaatgagaaaaagaaaaatgattagagaagaaaataaaggaagagaaataataaaagaaaatgtagatatatagaaagaaaatgatagaatataagagaaaataatatgaatgaaaattatggaggaaatggaagaaaaggagagaaaaggaaaaaattaatgggaaaaatggaaaaagta
This sequence is a window from Manihot esculenta cultivar AM560-2 chromosome 4, M.esculenta_v8, whole genome shotgun sequence. Protein-coding genes within it:
- the LOC110607816 gene encoding probable LRR receptor-like serine/threonine-protein kinase At3g47570, whose product is MELANLAKWLLLGLFILCVQIHGNETDKLALLKFKEAISAGDPNQLLDSWNDSLPFCNWFGITCSRRHQRVKSLDLEGQNLFGTISPYIGNLSFLRVINLQNNSFHGEIPQEVGSLFRLEELFLNNNTLAGEIPINLTRCSKLMFLDLGWNYHVSGKIPAELGSLTKLQTLNLFANNLTGEIPASLGNLSSLTFFCVSCNRLLGNIPDDLGKLTSLTVLYVGANQLSGTIPLPLFNISSIRKFSVIQNQLHGNLPENLGITLPNLIFFSVGNNNFSGTIPNSLFNASHLEIVNLGWSNFVGQVPMNLGNLKNLWRLRLHGNALGSNSTNDLAFLDSLTNCTKMKILDLGRNNFGGVLPNSVANLSTEFDLFYIGENQITGTIPAGLENLIKLTGIALHNNLLSGVFPNYFGKFQKLQSLSLGGNRLSGEIPSSIGNLTHLLELYLPDNNFQGSIPSSIGNCQNLYFLDISQNHLNGVIPPEILLVRSFTRLLSLSQNSLTGVLPFEVGKLSNIGALDFSENNLSGQIPATIGDCLSLEFLYLQGNSFQGTIPPSLASLRGLQYLDLSRNKLTGRIPKDLQDIPYLLFLNLSFNDLEGEVPTGGVFRNASAVSLIGNDKLCGGVSELNLPKCPNKRGGLFFHKLEIILTVMPVCILLTLAFLFVYWKRNPKQKSSSSSSMMKQFLKVSYGDICRATNGFSPENLIGSGSFGSVYKGFLDQVERPVAVKVLKLEHKGASKSFISECIVLRNIRHRNLVKMLTCCSSMDYKLNDFKALILEFMGNGSLEKWLHPEIEGKNQSWNLNLLQRLNVAVDVASALQYLHEQCENPIIHCDLKPSNVLFDDDMVAHVSDFGLARLVSTSKSSSQSLSTTTGIKGTIGYAPPEYGMGCPASREGDVYSFGILVLEMFSGRRPTDEIFKDGLNLHSFVKTALPESLMQIVDPNLITAETQETNSGRTATEEERELSNLSKMSAKARSCVVSVLEIGIGCSAESPKGRMSMEDVSRQLHLIRKTFLGI